In one window of Reinekea forsetii DNA:
- a CDS encoding gluconokinase: MNKKIVVMGVSGCGKSVIAKKLAQHYMFPFFDGDDFHPQENVDKMGNGMALNDEDRGSWLFKLNHIINKNDSLVLSCSALTQAHRDQLKRGNDGVQFVYLKGSRDLIWSRLKLRTGHYFTGEAMLESQLETLVEPSAGEAIAVDIDHSIEDIVNLSIALLDCKKYT, translated from the coding sequence ATGAATAAAAAAATAGTAGTTATGGGCGTCTCTGGGTGTGGAAAATCTGTTATTGCTAAAAAATTAGCACAACATTATATGTTTCCTTTCTTTGATGGTGATGATTTTCATCCACAAGAAAACGTGGACAAAATGGGCAATGGTATGGCTCTAAATGATGAGGACCGAGGCTCATGGTTATTCAAACTTAACCACATTATTAATAAAAATGACTCTTTAGTATTGTCTTGCTCAGCACTCACACAAGCCCATCGAGATCAGCTAAAACGAGGTAACGATGGCGTTCAGTTTGTCTATCTAAAAGGATCCCGCGATCTGATTTGGTCGAGGTTGAAACTTCGAACAGGCCATTATTTTACTGGTGAAGCCATGCTGGAAAGCCAGCTTGAAACGTTGGTTGAACCTAGCGCCGGCGAAGCAATAGCTGTGGATATTGATCACTCAATTGAAGATATCGTTAATCTCTCTATCGCTTTACTTGATTGCAAAAAATACACTTAA
- a CDS encoding tetratricopeptide repeat protein translates to MDISKKRLSVRAWLGSAILSAIGLLSPLVFADVEKGFTYYNLGQFTEALAEWTIDANGGDSNAQFALGYMYDNGQGVPQDAKKAVYWYTLSAEQGDSGAQVNLGNMYDVGLGVPQDAKKAVYWYTLSAEQGDARAQANLGSMYDNGQGVPQDAKKAVYWYTLSAEQGNSIAQLNLGRMYVFGKGIEPNFELAYMWANLAAANGAEPDVRDAAAEELNSEQLARAQKMSSDWAAAHP, encoded by the coding sequence ATGGATATATCAAAAAAACGACTTTCAGTTAGAGCATGGCTTGGTTCAGCAATCCTTTCGGCTATCGGGTTACTGTCGCCTTTAGTTTTCGCGGATGTTGAAAAGGGCTTCACATATTATAATTTAGGTCAATTTACAGAGGCATTGGCTGAGTGGACGATTGATGCAAATGGTGGAGATTCTAATGCGCAATTTGCTCTAGGATACATGTACGATAACGGTCAAGGTGTCCCCCAGGATGCCAAGAAAGCCGTCTACTGGTATACGCTCTCGGCCGAGCAGGGAGATTCAGGCGCGCAAGTTAATCTAGGAAACATGTACGATGTCGGTCTAGGCGTTCCCCAGGATGCGAAGAAAGCCGTCTACTGGTATACGCTCTCGGCCGAACAGGGAGATGCTAGAGCGCAAGCTAATCTAGGATCCATGTACGATAACGGTCAAGGTGTCCCCCAGGATGCCAAGAAAGCCGTCTACTGGTATACGCTCTCGGCCGAGCAGGGAAATTCTATTGCGCAGCTTAATCTAGGAAGGATGTATGTTTTCGGTAAAGGCATCGAGCCAAACTTTGAACTCGCCTACATGTGGGCAAATCTAGCTGCCGCCAACGGCGCAGAACCGGATGTTCGAGATGCGGCTGCGGAAGAATTAAATAGTGAACAGCTTGCCCGCGCTCAAAAGATGTCCAGTGATTGGGCCGCCGCACACCCATAG
- a CDS encoding HAD family hydrolase, whose product MTNKPQIFADQRVAHFLARWPWRVVQGQVEGLAVKPSTDVSNLVTSALGLTPEQVLYLGDSDVDMYTARNARYRAVGVIWGFRSEAELRAAGAQDIAQS is encoded by the coding sequence TTGACCAATAAACCCCAGATCTTTGCCGACCAACGCGTGGCCCATTTTCTTGCCCGCTGGCCTTGGCGTGTGGTCCAAGGTCAGGTTGAGGGGCTCGCGGTAAAACCCAGCACCGATGTCTCAAATCTTGTTACCTCAGCCCTAGGCCTAACACCGGAGCAGGTGCTCTATTTGGGGGATAGCGATGTGGATATGTACACCGCCCGTAACGCCCGCTACCGGGCCGTGGGCGTGATCTGGGGTTTTCGTTCGGAAGCGGAGCTTCGCGCCGCCGGAGCGCAGGATATTGCACAGTCCTGA